One stretch of Prunus persica cultivar Lovell chromosome G1, Prunus_persica_NCBIv2, whole genome shotgun sequence DNA includes these proteins:
- the LOC18792164 gene encoding 5'-3' exoribonuclease 3 isoform X2, translated as MGVPAFYRWLAEKYPLVVVDVVEEEPVVIDNISIPVDTSKPNPNGLEYDNLYLDMNGIIHPCFHPEDRPSPSTFDEVFQCMFDYIDRLFVMVRPRKLLYMAIDGVAPRAKMNQQRSRRFRAAKDAADAAAEEERLREEFETEGRKLPPKQQSQVVDSNVITPGTQFMAVLSVALQYYVHLRLNNDPGWKNVKVILSDANVPGEGEHKVMSYIRLQRNLPGYDPNTRHCLYGLDADLIMLALATHEVHFSILREVVFTPGQQDKCFLCGQMGHLAANCEGKAKRKAGEFDEKADGEAVAKKPYQFLNIWTLREYLELEMQIPNSPIEIDSERIVDDFIFICFFVGNDFLPHMPTLEIREGAINLLFAVYKKEFRALGGYLTDGSKPNLSRVEHFIQAVGSYEDKIFQKRARLHQRQADRIKREKGQLRRGDDARPEVQPDSLVAVSRFHGSRLASGHSPSPYQQSGKFNGQANPRKVARLSLEGSTIGAAIVEAENSLEGDVDGNKEELKAKLKEVLREKSDLFNSGNGDEDKVKLGEPGWKDRYYEEKFSAKTPEEREAIRKDVVLRYTEGLCWVMHYYYEGVCSWQWFYPYHYAPFASDLKDLDQLNISFDLGSPFKPFNQLLGVFPAASSHALPEQYRKLMTDPNSPIIDFYPVDFEVDMNGKRFAWQGIAKLPFIDEARLLAEVEKLEHTLTEEETRRNSVMFEMLFVTSSHPLSVCIYSLDNRCKQLTDKERVEVKEQIDPKYSEGMNGYISPCTGEPCPPVFRSPVESMEDIMDNQVICAIYRLPDGHKHITRPPAGVIFPKKIVSVGDLKPAPVLWHEESGRKPFENARRPFENARRPFDNARQNPPGSISGRHLEEAAHRLIVNSLQPKVDSNGYGNQMHALRPSYVGPPNYPPHHSYTNNGSYAQGHSRMPPPRTIHHPQAQHRASNVNAIPRHGDPAYNDRHSSSAAHHHQNSSHTQHYERSSGQGYHHSGNHQSGGPIYPQRPIPQAPPGVTPVPYQGGYNNYQNYQPSGPPAQGFDGWVPQVSQNPGRGYGRPQQSGNQYSGLDRRGHRRPPPPQPGYGHK; from the exons ATGGGAGTTCCAGCATTCTATAGATGGTTGGCGGAGAAGTATCCGCTCGTGGTGGTCGACGTGGTGGAAGAAGAACCCGTTGTAATCGATAACATATCGATTCCGGTTGACACCAGTAAACCAAACCCTAATGGTCTTGAATACGACAATCTTTACCTCGACATGAACGGGATTATTCACCCCTGTTTTCACCCCGAAGATAGG CCTTCTCCATCAACCTTTGATGAGGTATTTCAGTGCATGTTTGACTACATAGATAGACTCTTTGTGATGGTGCGACCTCGAAAGCTATTATACATGGCTATTG ATGGCGTTGCCCCCAGGGCAAAAATGAATCAACAGCGGTCTCGCCGATTTAGAGCTGCTAAAGATGCAGCAGATGCG GCAGCTGAAGAAGAACGGCTACGTGAGGAGTTTGAAACGGAGGGGAGAAAACTTCCACCCAAACAGCAGTCACAAGTTGTTGATTCTAATGTTATCACTCCTGGGACTCAATTTATGGCTGTTTTGTCAGTTGCATTGCAATACTATGTCCATCTTAGACTAAACAATGACCCTGGATGGAAAAATGTTAAG gtTATTCTTTCTGATGCAAATGTCCCAGGTGAAGGGGAACACAAAGTTATGTCATATATTCGCCTTCAAAGAAATCTTCCTGGTTATGATCCAAATACACGCCATTGCCTGTATGGTTTG GATGCCGATTTGATTATGCTTGCTTTGGCTACTCATGAAGTTCATTTTTCAATTCTTCGAGAG GTTGTTTTCACTCCTGGACAGCAAGACAAATGCTTCCTATGCGGTCAGATGGGTCATTTAGCGGCAAATTGCGAAGGAAAGGCGAAACGGAAGGCCGGAGAGTTTGATGAGAAAGCTGATGGCGAGGCTGTGGCCAAGAAGCCATACCAG TTTCTCAACATCTGGACTCTTAGAGAATATTTGGAGCTTGAGATGCAAATTCCCAATTCCCCAATTGAGATTGATTCTGAGCGCATCGTAGATGATTTTAtattcatttgtttctttgttggcaACGATTTCTTACCACACATGCCGACACTGGAGATTCGTGAG GGTGCGATCAACTTGCTTTTCGCTGTATACAAAAAGGAATTTAGGGCATTGGGTGGATATTTGACTGATGGAAGCAAG CCGAATTTGAGTAGAGTAGAGCATTTCATTCAGGCAGTTGGTTCTTATGAAGATAAAATATTTCAGAAAAGAGCTCGATTGCATCAG CGGCAGGCAGATAGAATAAAGCGTGAGAAGGGGCAATTGAGAAGAGGAGATGATGCAAGGCCCGAAGTGCAACCAGATTCATTAGTTGCAGTTTCTCGTTTTCATGGTTCTCGTCTTGCTTCAGGTCATTCGCCTTCCCCCTATCAACAATCTGGAAAATTTAATGGTCAAGCGAATCCTCGAAAGGTAGCACGTTTGTCTTTAGAGGGGTCAACCATCGGTGCTGCTATTGTTGAAGCTGAGAACAGTCTTGAAGGAGAT GTAGatggaaacaaagaagaattaAAAGCAAAGTTAAAGGAGGTTCTTCGCGAGAAATCTGACCTTTTTAACTCGGGAAATGGTGATGAAGACAAG GTTAAATTGGGAGAACCTGGGTGGAAAGATAGGTATTATGAAGAAAAGTTTTCTGCAAAAACTCCTGAAGAACGTGAAGCAATTCGAAAAGATGTT GTTTTGCGATACACGGAAGGTCTATGTTGGGTGATGCACTATTATTATGAAGGGGTTTGTTCATGGCAGTG GTTTTATCCCTATCATTATGCACCATTTGCATCTGATCTCAAGGACCTTGACCAGCTAAATATAAGTTTTGATTTGGGCTCTCCCTTTAAACCATTCAATCAGCTGTTGGGGGTTTTTCCTGCTGCAAG CTCCCATGCCCTTCCTGAGCAGTATAGGAAGCTGATGACTGATCCAAACTCACCTATCATTGATTTTTACCCTGTTG ATTTTGAAGTGGATATGAATGGGAAGCGGTTTGCTTGGCAG GGTATTGCGAAGTTGCCTTTTATTGATGAAGCCCGTCTTCTTGCTGAGGTTGAAAAACTCGAACATACATTAACG GAAGAGGAGACCCGTAGAAACAGTGTGATGTTTGAGATGCTTTTTGTTACATcgtctcatcctctctctgtATGCATATATTCTCTTGACAATCGCTGTAAACAGTTGACAGACAAAGAGCGAGTTGAAGTTAAGGAGCAGATCGATCCCAAGTACAG TGAAGGTATGAACGGTTATATATCTCCTTGTACTGGAGAGCCTTGTCCTCCGGTGTTTCGGTCTCCTGTTGAAAGCATGGAGGATATTATGGACAACCAAGTAAT ATGTGCGATATACAGACTACCAGATGGGCATAAGCATATAACTCGACCACCTGCAGGTGTTATATTTCCTAAGAAG ATTGTGTCAGTGGGGGATTTGAAGCCTGCACCTGTTTTGTGGCATGAAGAGTCTGGGCGAAAGCCATTTGAAAATGCCAGAAGGCCATTTGAAAATGCCAGAAGGCCATTTGACAATGCCAG GCAGAACCCTCCTGGAAGCATTTCTGGAAGACATCTCGAGGAAGCGGCACATCGCCTTATTGTTAATAGCTTACAGCCTAAGGTAGACTCCAATGGGTATGGCAATCAGATGCATGCCCTTCGACCATCTTATGTCGGGCCTCCGAATTACCCACCACACCATTCCTACACCAATAACGGAAGCTATGCACAGGGACACAGTAGAATGCCACCACCTAGAACAATCCACCATCCTCAAGCTCAACACCGAGCTTCCAATGTTAATGCCATCCCAAGACATGGTGACCCTGCATATAATGATCGACATTCTTCATCAGCTGCCCACCATCATCAGAATAGCTCTCATACTCAACATTATGAAAGGAGTTCTGGGCAAGGATACCACCATTCAGGAAATCACCAGAGCGGAGGACCAATCTACCCTCAGAGACCTATTCCACAAGCTCCACCAGGAGTCACTCCTGTTCCTTATCAAGGTGGGTATAACAACTATCAGAATTACCAACCATCTGGACCGCCTGCTCAAGGTTTTGATGGCTGGGTTCCACAGGTTAGCCAGAACCCGGGCAGAGGGTATGGCCGCCCTCAACAGTCTGGAAACCAGTACTCCGGATTGGACAGAAGAGGCCATAGGAGGCCACCTCCACCCCAGCCTGGGTATGGCCACAAGTAG
- the LOC18792164 gene encoding 5'-3' exoribonuclease 3 isoform X1: MGVPAFYRWLAEKYPLVVVDVVEEEPVVIDNISIPVDTSKPNPNGLEYDNLYLDMNGIIHPCFHPEDRPSPSTFDEVFQCMFDYIDRLFVMVRPRKLLYMAIDGVAPRAKMNQQRSRRFRAAKDAADAAAEEERLREEFETEGRKLPPKQQSQVVDSNVITPGTQFMAVLSVALQYYVHLRLNNDPGWKNVKVILSDANVPGEGEHKVMSYIRLQRNLPGYDPNTRHCLYGLDADLIMLALATHEVHFSILREVVFTPGQQDKCFLCGQMGHLAANCEGKAKRKAGEFDEKADGEAVAKKPYQFLNIWTLREYLELEMQIPNSPIEIDSERIVDDFIFICFFVGNDFLPHMPTLEIREGAINLLFAVYKKEFRALGGYLTDGSKPNLSRVEHFIQAVGSYEDKIFQKRARLHQRQADRIKREKGQLRRGDDARPEVQPDSLVAVSRFHGSRLASGHSPSPYQQSGKFNGQANPRKVARLSLEGSTIGAAIVEAENSLEGDVDGNKEELKAKLKEVLREKSDLFNSGNGDEDKVKLGEPGWKDRYYEEKFSAKTPEEREAIRKDVVLRYTEGLCWVMHYYYEGVCSWQWFYPYHYAPFASDLKDLDQLNISFDLGSPFKPFNQLLGVFPAASSHALPEQYRKLMTDPNSPIIDFYPVDFEVDMNGKRFAWQGIAKLPFIDEARLLAEVEKLEHTLTEEETRRNSVMFEMLFVTSSHPLSVCIYSLDNRCKQLTDKERVEVKEQIDPKYRDACSEGMNGYISPCTGEPCPPVFRSPVESMEDIMDNQVICAIYRLPDGHKHITRPPAGVIFPKKIVSVGDLKPAPVLWHEESGRKPFENARRPFENARRPFDNARQNPPGSISGRHLEEAAHRLIVNSLQPKVDSNGYGNQMHALRPSYVGPPNYPPHHSYTNNGSYAQGHSRMPPPRTIHHPQAQHRASNVNAIPRHGDPAYNDRHSSSAAHHHQNSSHTQHYERSSGQGYHHSGNHQSGGPIYPQRPIPQAPPGVTPVPYQGGYNNYQNYQPSGPPAQGFDGWVPQVSQNPGRGYGRPQQSGNQYSGLDRRGHRRPPPPQPGYGHK, encoded by the exons ATGGGAGTTCCAGCATTCTATAGATGGTTGGCGGAGAAGTATCCGCTCGTGGTGGTCGACGTGGTGGAAGAAGAACCCGTTGTAATCGATAACATATCGATTCCGGTTGACACCAGTAAACCAAACCCTAATGGTCTTGAATACGACAATCTTTACCTCGACATGAACGGGATTATTCACCCCTGTTTTCACCCCGAAGATAGG CCTTCTCCATCAACCTTTGATGAGGTATTTCAGTGCATGTTTGACTACATAGATAGACTCTTTGTGATGGTGCGACCTCGAAAGCTATTATACATGGCTATTG ATGGCGTTGCCCCCAGGGCAAAAATGAATCAACAGCGGTCTCGCCGATTTAGAGCTGCTAAAGATGCAGCAGATGCG GCAGCTGAAGAAGAACGGCTACGTGAGGAGTTTGAAACGGAGGGGAGAAAACTTCCACCCAAACAGCAGTCACAAGTTGTTGATTCTAATGTTATCACTCCTGGGACTCAATTTATGGCTGTTTTGTCAGTTGCATTGCAATACTATGTCCATCTTAGACTAAACAATGACCCTGGATGGAAAAATGTTAAG gtTATTCTTTCTGATGCAAATGTCCCAGGTGAAGGGGAACACAAAGTTATGTCATATATTCGCCTTCAAAGAAATCTTCCTGGTTATGATCCAAATACACGCCATTGCCTGTATGGTTTG GATGCCGATTTGATTATGCTTGCTTTGGCTACTCATGAAGTTCATTTTTCAATTCTTCGAGAG GTTGTTTTCACTCCTGGACAGCAAGACAAATGCTTCCTATGCGGTCAGATGGGTCATTTAGCGGCAAATTGCGAAGGAAAGGCGAAACGGAAGGCCGGAGAGTTTGATGAGAAAGCTGATGGCGAGGCTGTGGCCAAGAAGCCATACCAG TTTCTCAACATCTGGACTCTTAGAGAATATTTGGAGCTTGAGATGCAAATTCCCAATTCCCCAATTGAGATTGATTCTGAGCGCATCGTAGATGATTTTAtattcatttgtttctttgttggcaACGATTTCTTACCACACATGCCGACACTGGAGATTCGTGAG GGTGCGATCAACTTGCTTTTCGCTGTATACAAAAAGGAATTTAGGGCATTGGGTGGATATTTGACTGATGGAAGCAAG CCGAATTTGAGTAGAGTAGAGCATTTCATTCAGGCAGTTGGTTCTTATGAAGATAAAATATTTCAGAAAAGAGCTCGATTGCATCAG CGGCAGGCAGATAGAATAAAGCGTGAGAAGGGGCAATTGAGAAGAGGAGATGATGCAAGGCCCGAAGTGCAACCAGATTCATTAGTTGCAGTTTCTCGTTTTCATGGTTCTCGTCTTGCTTCAGGTCATTCGCCTTCCCCCTATCAACAATCTGGAAAATTTAATGGTCAAGCGAATCCTCGAAAGGTAGCACGTTTGTCTTTAGAGGGGTCAACCATCGGTGCTGCTATTGTTGAAGCTGAGAACAGTCTTGAAGGAGAT GTAGatggaaacaaagaagaattaAAAGCAAAGTTAAAGGAGGTTCTTCGCGAGAAATCTGACCTTTTTAACTCGGGAAATGGTGATGAAGACAAG GTTAAATTGGGAGAACCTGGGTGGAAAGATAGGTATTATGAAGAAAAGTTTTCTGCAAAAACTCCTGAAGAACGTGAAGCAATTCGAAAAGATGTT GTTTTGCGATACACGGAAGGTCTATGTTGGGTGATGCACTATTATTATGAAGGGGTTTGTTCATGGCAGTG GTTTTATCCCTATCATTATGCACCATTTGCATCTGATCTCAAGGACCTTGACCAGCTAAATATAAGTTTTGATTTGGGCTCTCCCTTTAAACCATTCAATCAGCTGTTGGGGGTTTTTCCTGCTGCAAG CTCCCATGCCCTTCCTGAGCAGTATAGGAAGCTGATGACTGATCCAAACTCACCTATCATTGATTTTTACCCTGTTG ATTTTGAAGTGGATATGAATGGGAAGCGGTTTGCTTGGCAG GGTATTGCGAAGTTGCCTTTTATTGATGAAGCCCGTCTTCTTGCTGAGGTTGAAAAACTCGAACATACATTAACG GAAGAGGAGACCCGTAGAAACAGTGTGATGTTTGAGATGCTTTTTGTTACATcgtctcatcctctctctgtATGCATATATTCTCTTGACAATCGCTGTAAACAGTTGACAGACAAAGAGCGAGTTGAAGTTAAGGAGCAGATCGATCCCAAGTACAG GGATGCATGCAGTGAAGGTATGAACGGTTATATATCTCCTTGTACTGGAGAGCCTTGTCCTCCGGTGTTTCGGTCTCCTGTTGAAAGCATGGAGGATATTATGGACAACCAAGTAAT ATGTGCGATATACAGACTACCAGATGGGCATAAGCATATAACTCGACCACCTGCAGGTGTTATATTTCCTAAGAAG ATTGTGTCAGTGGGGGATTTGAAGCCTGCACCTGTTTTGTGGCATGAAGAGTCTGGGCGAAAGCCATTTGAAAATGCCAGAAGGCCATTTGAAAATGCCAGAAGGCCATTTGACAATGCCAG GCAGAACCCTCCTGGAAGCATTTCTGGAAGACATCTCGAGGAAGCGGCACATCGCCTTATTGTTAATAGCTTACAGCCTAAGGTAGACTCCAATGGGTATGGCAATCAGATGCATGCCCTTCGACCATCTTATGTCGGGCCTCCGAATTACCCACCACACCATTCCTACACCAATAACGGAAGCTATGCACAGGGACACAGTAGAATGCCACCACCTAGAACAATCCACCATCCTCAAGCTCAACACCGAGCTTCCAATGTTAATGCCATCCCAAGACATGGTGACCCTGCATATAATGATCGACATTCTTCATCAGCTGCCCACCATCATCAGAATAGCTCTCATACTCAACATTATGAAAGGAGTTCTGGGCAAGGATACCACCATTCAGGAAATCACCAGAGCGGAGGACCAATCTACCCTCAGAGACCTATTCCACAAGCTCCACCAGGAGTCACTCCTGTTCCTTATCAAGGTGGGTATAACAACTATCAGAATTACCAACCATCTGGACCGCCTGCTCAAGGTTTTGATGGCTGGGTTCCACAGGTTAGCCAGAACCCGGGCAGAGGGTATGGCCGCCCTCAACAGTCTGGAAACCAGTACTCCGGATTGGACAGAAGAGGCCATAGGAGGCCACCTCCACCCCAGCCTGGGTATGGCCACAAGTAG
- the LOC18792164 gene encoding 5'-3' exoribonuclease 3 isoform X3: MGVPAFYRWLAEKYPLVVVDVVEEEPVVIDNISIPVDTSKPNPNGLEYDNLYLDMNGIIHPCFHPEDRPSPSTFDEVFQCMFDYIDRLFVMVRPRKLLYMAIDGVAPRAKMNQQRSRRFRAAKDAADAAAEEERLREEFETEGRKLPPKQQSQVVDSNVITPGTQFMAVLSVALQYYVHLRLNNDPGWKNVKVILSDANVPGEGEHKVMSYIRLQRNLPGYDPNTRHCLYGLDADLIMLALATHEVHFSILREVVFTPGQQDKCFLCGQMGHLAANCEGKAKRKAGEFDEKADGEAVAKKPYQFLNIWTLREYLELEMQIPNSPIEIDSERIVDDFIFICFFVGNDFLPHMPTLEIREGAINLLFAVYKKEFRALGGYLTDGSKPNLSRVEHFIQAVGSYEDKIFQKRARLHQRQADRIKREKGQLRRGDDARPEVQPDSLVAVSRFHGSRLASGHSPSPYQQSGKFNGQANPRKVARLSLEGSTIGAAIVEAENSLEGDVDGNKEELKAKLKEVLREKSDLFNSGNGDEDKVKLGEPGWKDRYYEEKFSAKTPEEREAIRKDVVLRYTEGLCWVMHYYYEGVCSWQWFYPYHYAPFASDLKDLDQLNISFDLGSPFKPFNQLLGVFPAASSHALPEQYRKLMTDPNSPIIDFYPVDFEVDMNGKRFAWQGIAKLPFIDEARLLAEVEKLEHTLTEEETRRNSVMFEMLFVTSSHPLSVCIYSLDNRCKQLTDKERVEVKEQIDPKYRDACSEGMNGYISPCTGEPCPPVFRSPVESMEDIMDNQVICAIYRLPDGHKHITRPPAGVIFPKKIVSVGDLKPAPVLWHEESGRKPFENARRPFENARQNPPGSISGRHLEEAAHRLIVNSLQPKVDSNGYGNQMHALRPSYVGPPNYPPHHSYTNNGSYAQGHSRMPPPRTIHHPQAQHRASNVNAIPRHGDPAYNDRHSSSAAHHHQNSSHTQHYERSSGQGYHHSGNHQSGGPIYPQRPIPQAPPGVTPVPYQGGYNNYQNYQPSGPPAQGFDGWVPQVSQNPGRGYGRPQQSGNQYSGLDRRGHRRPPPPQPGYGHK; the protein is encoded by the exons ATGGGAGTTCCAGCATTCTATAGATGGTTGGCGGAGAAGTATCCGCTCGTGGTGGTCGACGTGGTGGAAGAAGAACCCGTTGTAATCGATAACATATCGATTCCGGTTGACACCAGTAAACCAAACCCTAATGGTCTTGAATACGACAATCTTTACCTCGACATGAACGGGATTATTCACCCCTGTTTTCACCCCGAAGATAGG CCTTCTCCATCAACCTTTGATGAGGTATTTCAGTGCATGTTTGACTACATAGATAGACTCTTTGTGATGGTGCGACCTCGAAAGCTATTATACATGGCTATTG ATGGCGTTGCCCCCAGGGCAAAAATGAATCAACAGCGGTCTCGCCGATTTAGAGCTGCTAAAGATGCAGCAGATGCG GCAGCTGAAGAAGAACGGCTACGTGAGGAGTTTGAAACGGAGGGGAGAAAACTTCCACCCAAACAGCAGTCACAAGTTGTTGATTCTAATGTTATCACTCCTGGGACTCAATTTATGGCTGTTTTGTCAGTTGCATTGCAATACTATGTCCATCTTAGACTAAACAATGACCCTGGATGGAAAAATGTTAAG gtTATTCTTTCTGATGCAAATGTCCCAGGTGAAGGGGAACACAAAGTTATGTCATATATTCGCCTTCAAAGAAATCTTCCTGGTTATGATCCAAATACACGCCATTGCCTGTATGGTTTG GATGCCGATTTGATTATGCTTGCTTTGGCTACTCATGAAGTTCATTTTTCAATTCTTCGAGAG GTTGTTTTCACTCCTGGACAGCAAGACAAATGCTTCCTATGCGGTCAGATGGGTCATTTAGCGGCAAATTGCGAAGGAAAGGCGAAACGGAAGGCCGGAGAGTTTGATGAGAAAGCTGATGGCGAGGCTGTGGCCAAGAAGCCATACCAG TTTCTCAACATCTGGACTCTTAGAGAATATTTGGAGCTTGAGATGCAAATTCCCAATTCCCCAATTGAGATTGATTCTGAGCGCATCGTAGATGATTTTAtattcatttgtttctttgttggcaACGATTTCTTACCACACATGCCGACACTGGAGATTCGTGAG GGTGCGATCAACTTGCTTTTCGCTGTATACAAAAAGGAATTTAGGGCATTGGGTGGATATTTGACTGATGGAAGCAAG CCGAATTTGAGTAGAGTAGAGCATTTCATTCAGGCAGTTGGTTCTTATGAAGATAAAATATTTCAGAAAAGAGCTCGATTGCATCAG CGGCAGGCAGATAGAATAAAGCGTGAGAAGGGGCAATTGAGAAGAGGAGATGATGCAAGGCCCGAAGTGCAACCAGATTCATTAGTTGCAGTTTCTCGTTTTCATGGTTCTCGTCTTGCTTCAGGTCATTCGCCTTCCCCCTATCAACAATCTGGAAAATTTAATGGTCAAGCGAATCCTCGAAAGGTAGCACGTTTGTCTTTAGAGGGGTCAACCATCGGTGCTGCTATTGTTGAAGCTGAGAACAGTCTTGAAGGAGAT GTAGatggaaacaaagaagaattaAAAGCAAAGTTAAAGGAGGTTCTTCGCGAGAAATCTGACCTTTTTAACTCGGGAAATGGTGATGAAGACAAG GTTAAATTGGGAGAACCTGGGTGGAAAGATAGGTATTATGAAGAAAAGTTTTCTGCAAAAACTCCTGAAGAACGTGAAGCAATTCGAAAAGATGTT GTTTTGCGATACACGGAAGGTCTATGTTGGGTGATGCACTATTATTATGAAGGGGTTTGTTCATGGCAGTG GTTTTATCCCTATCATTATGCACCATTTGCATCTGATCTCAAGGACCTTGACCAGCTAAATATAAGTTTTGATTTGGGCTCTCCCTTTAAACCATTCAATCAGCTGTTGGGGGTTTTTCCTGCTGCAAG CTCCCATGCCCTTCCTGAGCAGTATAGGAAGCTGATGACTGATCCAAACTCACCTATCATTGATTTTTACCCTGTTG ATTTTGAAGTGGATATGAATGGGAAGCGGTTTGCTTGGCAG GGTATTGCGAAGTTGCCTTTTATTGATGAAGCCCGTCTTCTTGCTGAGGTTGAAAAACTCGAACATACATTAACG GAAGAGGAGACCCGTAGAAACAGTGTGATGTTTGAGATGCTTTTTGTTACATcgtctcatcctctctctgtATGCATATATTCTCTTGACAATCGCTGTAAACAGTTGACAGACAAAGAGCGAGTTGAAGTTAAGGAGCAGATCGATCCCAAGTACAG GGATGCATGCAGTGAAGGTATGAACGGTTATATATCTCCTTGTACTGGAGAGCCTTGTCCTCCGGTGTTTCGGTCTCCTGTTGAAAGCATGGAGGATATTATGGACAACCAAGTAAT ATGTGCGATATACAGACTACCAGATGGGCATAAGCATATAACTCGACCACCTGCAGGTGTTATATTTCCTAAGAAG ATTGTGTCAGTGGGGGATTTGAAGCCTGCACCTGTTTTGTGGCATGAAGAGTCTGGGCGAAAGCCATTTGAAAATGCCAGAAGGCCATTTGAAAATGC CAGGCAGAACCCTCCTGGAAGCATTTCTGGAAGACATCTCGAGGAAGCGGCACATCGCCTTATTGTTAATAGCTTACAGCCTAAGGTAGACTCCAATGGGTATGGCAATCAGATGCATGCCCTTCGACCATCTTATGTCGGGCCTCCGAATTACCCACCACACCATTCCTACACCAATAACGGAAGCTATGCACAGGGACACAGTAGAATGCCACCACCTAGAACAATCCACCATCCTCAAGCTCAACACCGAGCTTCCAATGTTAATGCCATCCCAAGACATGGTGACCCTGCATATAATGATCGACATTCTTCATCAGCTGCCCACCATCATCAGAATAGCTCTCATACTCAACATTATGAAAGGAGTTCTGGGCAAGGATACCACCATTCAGGAAATCACCAGAGCGGAGGACCAATCTACCCTCAGAGACCTATTCCACAAGCTCCACCAGGAGTCACTCCTGTTCCTTATCAAGGTGGGTATAACAACTATCAGAATTACCAACCATCTGGACCGCCTGCTCAAGGTTTTGATGGCTGGGTTCCACAGGTTAGCCAGAACCCGGGCAGAGGGTATGGCCGCCCTCAACAGTCTGGAAACCAGTACTCCGGATTGGACAGAAGAGGCCATAGGAGGCCACCTCCACCCCAGCCTGGGTATGGCCACAAGTAG